The DNA segment TGAGTTCCAGGTCGCCTCGTCGTAATAAGATTCGTTCGATTTCGGATCGGTCGGCCGCAACGCGCCCGGCATACTTTTCCAAAGCAGTTTTTGAAAGGTTCGAATATCATCGGTGTCGATTGGAAAACGGCTCAGCACAGCCATCGAATATTGGCCTGGATAGATACCGAATCCGAAAGCATCGGCGGGGCCGCCGGTTGATCCATCACTATCCAAGTCCATCCCCGTTGGAATGCCTGTGTTGCTGGGTGCGGAATAGATAAACGGGTAGTCGATCGGCTGCAGATTGCCCTGTCCAACTGCCAGATATTTTTCCGCCAGCAGAGTTACTGTTTCGCCGCCCGCATCGTGATCAATCTCGTTTAGCAACAAAATGTCGGGACGAACCGTTTGAATGATCGATGCGATTTTTTCGGCTTGGCGAAAAGTGCCGGTGGCTAGTCGGTCGCGAACTTCGCCAGCTTTCTTTCCGTACAGCGAAGTGTTGTAAGTTGCGATGCGAATTGTCTTGGGAAACTCTTCGGCGGTTGCGCCCAGGGATCCGGCGCCGGACATGATCGTCATGGCTGTAAGTGCGAGAGTCGCGATTGATCGAGTGAGGTTCATCGTGGATGTTATGACGTGAGTCGGCGAAATGACGGCTTGCCGAAGTGGGCTCGCCGGTCAAAGTTAGGTGCTTAGCTTAACCCTTTTTCTCCGGCAACGGATCTGCACCTGATGAATGCTGTCGACATGGATCCCGCTTCAATCGCGCCAACGGAACTTCACCGAATCTTGGGCGGACGCCCACTGTCCGGCGATCGGGCGAGCTTTTGTGTTTGGTCGCCGACTTCCGATCGGGTCGACGTTCACTTGGTGGGTTCCAAGCGAACTGTGCCCCTGGCGAAAACCGATGGTGGTTATCACGCCTGTGTGATCGACGGTGTCAAAGCCGGCGATGGCTATTTTTACCGGTTTGACGGCGGCCCCGATCGGCCCGATCCGGCTTCGCGTTATCAACCCAATGGAGTCCATCAGGCCAGTGTTGTCGTTTGCGACTCGTTCGATTGGACAGACAAAGAATGGCGAATCCCGCCTCGTGAAGATTGGGTGATTTACGAACTGCACGTCGGGGCGTTCACCGGCGCTGGTACATTTGTCAGTGCGATCGATCGATTGGACGAATTGGTCCAGTTGGGTGTGAACGTGATCGAGCTGATGCCGGTGGCGGATTCAGCCGGTCGATGGAATTGGGGGTACGACGGAGTCTGCCTATTTGCGCCCAATCGCAACTACGGTTCGCCCGACGATTTTCGCCGGCTAGTGGACGCTGCGCACATGAAAGGCTTGGCTGTTGTTTTGGATGTGGTTTACAACCACTTGGGGCCCGAAGGAAACTACTTGGGCGAATCGGGACCGTATCTTTCGGCAAAGCATCACACCGTTTGGGGATCGGCGCCTAACTTTGATGATCCGGTCCATGGCGAGCAATTGCGTCGGTTCTTCATCGCCAACGTAATTTATTGGTTCGATGAGTTTCATTTAGACGGGCTTCGCGTCGATGCGATTCACTGTATGACCGATACCAGCGATCGTCACATTGTTCGCGACATGTCCGACGCGGTCGCCGAGTGGTCATCGCAGACGGGACGCGCGGGCGTGTTGATCGCTGAATCGAACGTTCATGATGACCAGATGTTAGTGCCAACGGCCGATGGCGGATGCGGATTCGACGCGCAGTGGAGCGACGATTTTTTGCACAGCCTGTTTGCCGTCGTTCGTCCTGGCGAGCAACTTTCGTCGCGATCTTACGAACCGGGTATGGACCTGGATCAAGTGTTACGTATGGGATACGTGTACGCCGGAACGCTGGTCGATCAACGTGGTCGCCGACCGCTTGGTGATCGAGTCGACACGTCGGGTTTAATCTACAACATTCAAAACCACGACTTCATCGGCAACCATCCGCTGGGCCAACGGCTGCATCAATTAACGTCATTGGAAACGCAAGCGGCCGCGGCAACGTTGCTCATGCTTTCGCCCGGTATTCCTATGATTTTCATGGGCGAGGAATTCGCATGTGAACAGCCATTCGGTTTCTTTGTCGATTTTGGTGACGAAGCGACTCGTCAAGCTGTGGTTGAAGGTCGCAAACGCGAGTATCCACAGCATGATTGGTCGGGTGGAGCATCGCCGATCGACGCCGCCGCTTTCTTTCAATCCAAGATTGGGCCTGCCGCAGCGGGAACGGCAACGATGCGACAGTGGTATCAAACGCTAATCGCAACTCGACGAGATTGGTGTGGCCGAGGTTTGATCAGTGGTGACAACGTCGAAATTCAAACCAATGTCGACGCAGGTCTATTCTTAATGCGTTACCGTTACCAAGGAAACGTCGGAACCGTCGCGGTTCGATTGTCAGACGAGCGATCCAAAAGCGACAAGATCGAATTTGAATGGGAGGGAAAACTGATTTTGGATTCGCGAGAAGAGTCCGGTGTTAACGAAAACGAACTGTTGCGAAATCACGCGAAAGTCTTCTGGACTTGATCGAGTCCTCCAGCCGTTCGTAATTGACACAGCGCGCGGCGGTGCTGGTCGCCAATCGAATGTTGGTTGTTCAAATAGGCTTTTGCGAGTCAAATTTCTAGCGGCCGTCGAAATCGAGCCAGGTTTGGGTTTCTCTAAGAATTTCTGTTTATGCAAATTGTTGTGATCGGCGCTGGTGCCGCTGGGTTGTTGGCGGCTGCGGAAGCGGCTCGTCGTGGCGCCCAGGTCATCCTGTTAGAAAAGAATACAAAAACGGGTGTCAAAATTTTGATGTCCGGTGGAACTCGCTGCAATTTGACTCACAACACCGACGCTCGAGGAATCTGCGAAGCGTTCGGACACGCCAAGCGATTTTTGCAGCCCAGCGTCGGCGCGTTTCCGCCCGTTGACGTGGTCGCAATGTTTGCCGAGGCCGGTGTGGCTACCAAAGTCGAGTCGACGGGGAAGATTTTTCCGGAAAGTAATCGGGCGATCCAGGTTCG comes from the Rubripirellula reticaptiva genome and includes:
- a CDS encoding endonuclease/exonuclease/phosphatase family protein, coding for MNLTRSIATLALTAMTIMSGAGSLGATAEEFPKTIRIATYNTSLYGKKAGEVRDRLATGTFRQAEKIASIIQTVRPDILLLNEIDHDAGGETVTLLAEKYLAVGQGNLQPIDYPFIYSAPSNTGIPTGMDLDSDGSTGGPADAFGFGIYPGQYSMAVLSRFPIDTDDIRTFQKLLWKSMPGALRPTDPKSNESYYDEATWNSLRLSSKNHIDVSVRVGDHVIHVLASHPTPPVFDGPEDRNGCRNHDEIRFWNEYTQNPTAAFLIDDQSRPGGLATDALFFIAGDLNSDPQDGDSRFDAIETLLRNPLLSDPKPSSRGGAEAGGGYQGEKLKGDPLLDTAEFGRSGNMRIDYVLPSIGLAVKQAEVFWPAKGNPESKWISASDHRLVWAEVELPSE
- the treZ gene encoding malto-oligosyltrehalose trehalohydrolase, with amino-acid sequence MNAVDMDPASIAPTELHRILGGRPLSGDRASFCVWSPTSDRVDVHLVGSKRTVPLAKTDGGYHACVIDGVKAGDGYFYRFDGGPDRPDPASRYQPNGVHQASVVVCDSFDWTDKEWRIPPREDWVIYELHVGAFTGAGTFVSAIDRLDELVQLGVNVIELMPVADSAGRWNWGYDGVCLFAPNRNYGSPDDFRRLVDAAHMKGLAVVLDVVYNHLGPEGNYLGESGPYLSAKHHTVWGSAPNFDDPVHGEQLRRFFIANVIYWFDEFHLDGLRVDAIHCMTDTSDRHIVRDMSDAVAEWSSQTGRAGVLIAESNVHDDQMLVPTADGGCGFDAQWSDDFLHSLFAVVRPGEQLSSRSYEPGMDLDQVLRMGYVYAGTLVDQRGRRPLGDRVDTSGLIYNIQNHDFIGNHPLGQRLHQLTSLETQAAAATLLMLSPGIPMIFMGEEFACEQPFGFFVDFGDEATRQAVVEGRKREYPQHDWSGGASPIDAAAFFQSKIGPAAAGTATMRQWYQTLIATRRDWCGRGLISGDNVEIQTNVDAGLFLMRYRYQGNVGTVAVRLSDERSKSDKIEFEWEGKLILDSREESGVNENELLRNHAKVFWT